The Paenibacillus tianjinensis genome has a window encoding:
- a CDS encoding pyridoxamine 5'-phosphate oxidase family protein, translating to MRRKEFKIEQEEEIREFLQGMSFGFLGTSDEQGAPRVTPLNFVYDQGNFYFHGSHAGGKMESIRQQKKVCFTVADEYALIPSYFSDPELACPATAYFKSVTAYGQAEIVEDSNEKAAVLSLFMQKLQPQGGYAPIVADDPRYRSRLKGVAVVRIVPEELTAKFKFGQNLKEDERAGVTRGLAERNGERDAETLEMMKKYCPYHS from the coding sequence ATGCGCAGAAAAGAGTTTAAGATTGAGCAGGAAGAGGAAATCAGGGAATTTTTACAGGGGATGAGCTTTGGGTTTCTGGGAACCAGTGACGAACAAGGAGCCCCTAGGGTAACCCCGCTGAACTTTGTCTACGATCAGGGCAATTTTTATTTTCACGGCAGTCATGCTGGCGGCAAAATGGAGAGCATCCGGCAGCAGAAGAAGGTCTGCTTCACAGTAGCGGATGAATATGCACTTATTCCCTCCTACTTCAGCGACCCCGAGCTGGCCTGCCCTGCTACCGCTTACTTCAAAAGCGTAACCGCCTACGGACAAGCTGAAATTGTTGAAGATAGTAATGAGAAGGCCGCCGTATTGTCGCTTTTCATGCAGAAGCTTCAGCCGCAGGGCGGCTATGCGCCAATTGTTGCTGATGACCCAAGGTACCGTTCACGGTTAAAGGGGGTTGCCGTCGTGCGGATCGTGCCTGAGGAATTAACGGCCAAATTTAAATTCGGCCAGAATCTGAAGGAGGATGAACGGGCGGGGGTCACCCGGGGGCTTGCCGAGCGGAATGGGGAGCGCGATGCTGAAACGCTGGAAATGATGAAAAAATATTGCCCTTACCACAGTTAG
- a CDS encoding aminotransferase class I/II-fold pyridoxal phosphate-dependent enzyme: MNPLAGQLNESIKAGNEHVYDMLSGLGKAIYFPKEGILSQSAEATAHAKKYNATIGIATEKGMPMHLAVIQDKLSSYSPKDLYGYAPPAGKPELRTVWREKMLRENPSLEGKSISNPIVTNALTHGLSIVADLFAEEGDAIIYPDKNWENYELTFGIRRLSEIVNYPLFTEDMKFNSEGLLDALLAQKDRGKAIVLLNFPNNPTGYTPGLEEGEAIVAAILRAAEEGINVVVVSDDAYFGLFFENSLKESLFGRLANLHPRVLAIKIDGATKEEFVWGFRVGFITYASEDKDLLAALEQKTLGIIRATISSGAHPSQTFVLDALKSPQFLEQKEEKFQIMKGRANKVKALLDSGKYGDDVWTYYPFNSGYFMCLKLHTVSAEDLRLHLIHQYGLGTIALGETDLRVAFSCIEEEQLEDLFDLVYAGVRDLEKAE, translated from the coding sequence ATGAATCCACTGGCTGGACAATTGAACGAAAGCATCAAGGCAGGCAATGAACATGTGTACGATATGCTCTCGGGTCTTGGCAAAGCAATCTATTTCCCGAAAGAGGGCATCCTGAGCCAATCCGCTGAAGCGACAGCTCATGCCAAGAAATACAATGCAACCATCGGTATCGCGACGGAGAAGGGCATGCCTATGCACCTTGCCGTCATTCAGGATAAGCTATCCTCTTACAGTCCCAAAGACCTGTACGGCTATGCTCCACCTGCCGGCAAACCGGAGCTACGCACCGTATGGCGGGAAAAGATGCTGCGCGAGAATCCGTCGCTGGAAGGCAAATCCATCAGCAACCCTATCGTGACCAATGCCCTGACACACGGGCTTAGTATTGTTGCCGACTTGTTCGCAGAAGAAGGCGATGCGATCATCTATCCGGATAAGAACTGGGAGAATTACGAGCTGACCTTCGGCATCCGCCGTCTCAGCGAAATCGTCAATTATCCGCTCTTTACTGAAGATATGAAGTTCAACAGCGAAGGCTTGCTGGATGCGCTGCTGGCCCAGAAGGACCGCGGCAAAGCTATCGTATTGCTGAACTTCCCTAATAATCCTACCGGTTATACACCTGGCCTTGAAGAAGGGGAAGCCATTGTTGCCGCCATTCTCCGTGCGGCTGAGGAAGGCATTAATGTCGTCGTCGTCAGCGATGATGCCTATTTCGGCCTCTTTTTCGAAAACTCACTCAAGGAATCCCTATTCGGGCGTCTGGCCAATCTGCATCCGCGCGTGCTTGCCATCAAGATTGACGGAGCTACCAAGGAAGAATTCGTATGGGGCTTCCGTGTGGGCTTCATCACTTATGCTTCCGAGGATAAGGATCTCTTGGCCGCTCTCGAACAGAAAACGCTGGGCATTATCCGTGCTACGATTTCCAGCGGGGCGCACCCGTCGCAGACGTTTGTGCTGGATGCCTTGAAATCCCCACAGTTCTTAGAGCAGAAGGAAGAGAAGTTCCAGATTATGAAAGGCCGTGCCAACAAAGTGAAGGCGCTGCTGGACAGTGGTAAGTACGGCGATGACGTCTGGACCTATTATCCATTCAATTCCGGTTATTTCATGTGCCTGAAGCTGCACACTGTGTCAGCTGAAGACCTGCGGCTCCATCTGATCCATCAATATGGTCTGGGCACCATTGCCCTGGGTGAGACCGATCTGCGGGTGGCCTTCTCCTGCATAGAAGAAGAACAGCTTGAGGATCTGTTTGATCTGGTATATGCAGGCGTCCGTGACTTGGAAAAAGCCGAATAA
- a CDS encoding YjcZ family sporulation protein: MSEEVRGGGYGYPGFTSTGAILVLFILLVIISRSLFV, from the coding sequence ATGAGCGAAGAAGTAAGAGGCGGCGGATACGGATACCCTGGATTTACAAGCACTGGTGCAATTCTTGTTCTCTTTATCCTGCTGGTTATCATCAGCCGTTCACTCTTTGTCTAA
- a CDS encoding ABC transporter permease, translated as MDLKELRRQRRSRFMGSMLPYVGYVIKSGVAMLLLLVLIVFSAWYTALLRDTPADLPIRWIMLILLLPAAVHSSFRTYLQSPDTVFLLPQGHRMREYFAPAWVSGNVWKILRLAFILITLWPLYIRTDHSPKQLLLTAVVLIAVKLLSSYGLWREIVMLSRPASAGFRLLRWAALGLMIAAWLWQPSLQALIFIVILAAAYLAALSVPNRHSVPWERLIATERNQGTRALMMLGWFVDVPGREQRVYSRRYLSRWGGGIAWRRDSAYRFLLTKSFARGDIFGIVMRIAVLALLLVWWNRASYAGSGIYLLFLFLIGIQLSALRKLHSESFWLTVYPLPAGSKGDNTTQFIFRTQLVLVLVLGWPFLFTLGERPLPAIGSLLAGTLLAYFFKVYMERKALDQDDDL; from the coding sequence ATGGATTTGAAAGAGCTGCGCCGGCAGCGGCGCAGCCGATTCATGGGAAGCATGCTCCCGTATGTGGGCTATGTCATTAAGAGCGGTGTAGCGATGCTGCTGCTGCTGGTGCTGATAGTCTTCTCCGCCTGGTACACTGCGCTGCTCCGTGATACTCCGGCAGATCTGCCGATCCGCTGGATTATGCTGATTCTGCTGCTGCCTGCAGCAGTGCACAGCAGCTTCCGGACCTATCTGCAGAGCCCGGATACGGTCTTTTTGCTCCCGCAAGGCCACCGGATGAGAGAGTACTTCGCTCCGGCCTGGGTGAGCGGGAATGTGTGGAAAATTCTGCGGTTGGCTTTTATCCTCATTACACTCTGGCCTTTGTACATACGTACGGACCATTCTCCGAAGCAGCTGCTGCTTACAGCCGTGGTGTTGATTGCGGTGAAGTTGCTGTCGAGCTACGGGCTATGGCGGGAAATCGTGATGCTCTCGCGTCCTGCTTCGGCCGGATTTAGACTGCTGCGCTGGGCAGCCCTCGGGCTGATGATTGCAGCATGGCTGTGGCAGCCATCGCTGCAGGCATTAATCTTTATCGTCATTCTGGCTGCGGCTTATCTGGCAGCACTCAGCGTACCGAACCGTCATAGCGTACCGTGGGAGCGGCTGATTGCCACGGAGCGGAATCAGGGGACAAGAGCCCTGATGATGCTCGGCTGGTTCGTGGATGTTCCGGGCCGCGAGCAGCGGGTCTATTCGCGGCGTTACCTGTCCCGCTGGGGCGGAGGCATCGCCTGGCGCAGGGACAGCGCATACCGCTTTTTGCTAACTAAAAGCTTTGCCAGGGGCGATATCTTCGGTATTGTTATGCGGATTGCTGTCCTGGCGCTGCTGCTGGTCTGGTGGAACCGCGCCAGCTATGCCGGCAGCGGCATCTATCTGCTCTTCCTGTTCCTTATCGGCATCCAGCTGTCGGCGCTGCGCAAGCTGCACAGTGAGTCGTTCTGGCTGACCGTCTATCCGCTGCCTGCAGGCAGCAAGGGAGATAACACAACACAATTTATTTTCCGTACCCAGTTGGTACTGGTATTGGTACTGGGATGGCCTTTTCTGTTTACTTTGGGAGAACGTCCGCTGCCCGCAATCGGCAGTTTACTTGCCGGTACGCTGCTGGCTTATTTCTTCAAGGTCTATATGGAGCGCAAAGCATTGGATCAGGACGACGATTTATAA
- a CDS encoding ABC transporter ATP-binding protein, translated as MNTAPVLQITGLSGGYSLNKPVLHDIGLQVQPGEMVGLIGLNGAGKSTTMKHILGLMSPHKGEITVQGKTRSDDPEGYHSALTFVPESPLLYEEMTVREHVEFTARAYGVDRSDYESRTGQLAALFNMEDKMDTLSSHLSKGMKQKVMIMCAFVARPALYVIDEPFLGLDPLGIRSLLDFMLDLKKSGASILLSSHILSTIENYCDRFIVLHRGKVIAQGTLKEMTEAAGLRGLNLEQLFYELVQGGK; from the coding sequence ATGAATACTGCCCCCGTACTGCAAATTACGGGCTTAAGCGGAGGATATAGTCTCAACAAGCCGGTACTTCATGATATCGGCCTTCAGGTACAGCCCGGTGAAATGGTTGGACTGATCGGACTCAATGGAGCGGGCAAAAGTACGACCATGAAGCATATTCTGGGGCTGATGTCGCCCCACAAAGGTGAAATTACCGTGCAGGGCAAGACCCGGAGCGACGACCCGGAAGGGTATCACAGTGCGCTGACATTCGTGCCGGAATCGCCTCTGCTGTATGAGGAAATGACGGTCCGGGAGCATGTCGAATTTACAGCCAGGGCTTATGGCGTGGATCGCAGCGATTATGAATCGCGCACCGGTCAGCTGGCGGCACTGTTCAATATGGAGGACAAGATGGATACATTGTCCTCCCATTTGTCCAAGGGTATGAAGCAGAAGGTAATGATTATGTGTGCCTTCGTGGCACGGCCGGCGCTCTATGTGATTGATGAGCCTTTTTTGGGACTTGATCCGCTCGGTATCCGTTCCCTGCTCGATTTCATGCTGGATCTGAAGAAATCAGGGGCCTCCATCCTGCTTAGCTCTCATATTCTTTCTACCATCGAGAATTACTGCGACCGCTTCATTGTGCTGCACCGCGGCAAGGTTATTGCCCAGGGTACGCTTAAGGAAATGACCGAAGCCGCCGGACTTCGCGGCCTTAACCTGGAGCAGCTGTTCTACGAACTGGTGCAGGGAGGGAAATGA
- a CDS encoding DEAD/DEAH box helicase, whose translation MTNASFAAIGIQEDLVARLSEFGITAPSPVQEQTIPLLLEGRDVLAASQTGTGKTLAYLLPLLQGINPEQRVVQKLVLAPTQELAMQILREAERYGDHRGIKVMGLIGGAAIKRQIDKLREHPQLVVGTPGRIRELIGLRKLKMHEVTTIVIDEADQMFQLSGAGEVAKIVSSALRTRQLIMLSATIGPETKALAAREMKDPAEVGIDPGVMTAQSLEHHYVVAEERNKIDMLRRVIRHYNPERAIVFVNATEDIAEVQAKLNHLGLSAAALYGDADKVTRSNVLAKFKSGKFRVLVASDVAARGLDIENLTLVVSYDPAFDSEHYVHRAGRTGRMGKRGLSVTIVTEQQTFIMRKFARELDIQLDERAMSAGKARPADEVRRPAGSSRGSDGTDAPRRESAAPGSSKPVRTATVQPDAPGARPATARQGLSGSPSTGGEVRREPHHGAGQAAGGRSPAAPAGKARISSSEREKNRKNKGAPKWLKDKTPRGDGQ comes from the coding sequence ATGACTAACGCATCTTTTGCGGCCATCGGCATCCAGGAAGACCTTGTTGCCAGATTGTCGGAATTCGGCATTACCGCCCCATCCCCTGTTCAGGAGCAGACGATCCCGCTTCTGCTGGAGGGAAGGGATGTGCTGGCCGCTTCCCAGACAGGAACAGGCAAGACTTTGGCATACCTGCTGCCGCTGCTTCAAGGAATTAATCCGGAGCAGAGAGTGGTGCAGAAGCTGGTGCTGGCCCCAACCCAGGAACTGGCGATGCAAATCCTCCGCGAGGCAGAACGGTACGGAGATCATCGCGGCATCAAGGTGATGGGACTGATCGGTGGTGCTGCGATTAAACGCCAGATCGACAAGCTGCGTGAACACCCGCAGCTTGTCGTCGGCACCCCGGGCCGCATCCGGGAGCTGATTGGCCTGCGCAAGCTGAAAATGCACGAAGTCACCACGATTGTCATCGATGAGGCGGACCAGATGTTCCAGCTTAGCGGAGCCGGTGAGGTAGCCAAGATCGTCAGCAGCGCCTTGCGCACACGCCAGCTCATTATGCTGTCGGCAACCATCGGGCCGGAAACCAAAGCATTGGCTGCCCGGGAAATGAAAGACCCGGCCGAAGTCGGGATTGATCCGGGGGTTATGACCGCACAGTCCCTGGAACATCATTATGTGGTGGCCGAGGAGCGTAACAAGATAGATATGCTGCGCCGCGTCATCCGCCATTACAACCCGGAACGGGCGATTGTATTCGTTAACGCTACTGAGGACATAGCCGAAGTACAGGCGAAGCTGAACCATCTCGGCCTGAGCGCAGCGGCACTCTACGGCGATGCCGACAAGGTTACGCGCAGTAATGTGCTGGCTAAGTTCAAGAGCGGGAAGTTCCGGGTGCTGGTAGCCAGCGATGTAGCAGCCCGGGGTCTGGATATTGAGAATCTGACACTTGTGGTCAGCTACGACCCGGCATTTGATTCCGAGCACTATGTGCACCGGGCCGGACGTACGGGACGCATGGGCAAGCGCGGCCTGTCGGTTACGATTGTTACCGAGCAGCAGACCTTCATCATGCGCAAGTTTGCCCGTGAGCTGGACATCCAGCTGGATGAGCGGGCGATGTCCGCCGGCAAGGCGCGGCCGGCGGATGAAGTCCGCAGGCCTGCAGGCAGCAGCCGGGGAAGCGACGGAACTGATGCACCGCGCCGGGAAAGTGCTGCACCGGGCAGCAGCAAGCCGGTGCGGACGGCAACTGTGCAGCCCGATGCTCCAGGTGCCAGACCGGCGACAGCGCGTCAGGGACTGTCGGGTAGCCCAAGTACCGGCGGAGAGGTACGGCGTGAGCCGCATCATGGTGCAGGCCAAGCCGCAGGCGGACGCAGTCCGGCCGCTCCTGCGGGCAAAGCACGCATCAGCAGTAGCGAGCGTGAGAAGAACCGTAAGAATAAGGGAGCTCCGAAATGGCTCAAGGACAAAACCCCGAGAGGTGACGGTCAATGA
- a CDS encoding SDR family NAD(P)-dependent oxidoreductase: protein MQLKDKIVVITGASSGIGAITAQMLSKRGAVPILLARSEDKLKETAAGIPGVFGLYTCDVTKEAEVEQVFAEILDVYGRIDILLNNAGYGKFAGFTEMEPQEFADMMDVNYMGIVRCTKAVVPHMLQRGSGQIVNVASMAGKIGTARAVAYTATKHAVLGFTNALRQELRKSGIIVSAVNPGPIATDFFKTADPSGNYEKSVARMMMTPQHVSAKIVKLMEKGKEEVDLPGLAAFGIRLYALFPRLADKLTYNAMNRK from the coding sequence ATGCAACTTAAAGACAAAATTGTGGTTATTACAGGAGCTTCGAGCGGGATCGGTGCAATCACGGCGCAGATGCTCAGCAAGCGGGGGGCTGTTCCCATTTTGCTGGCCCGTTCGGAAGATAAGCTGAAAGAAACGGCGGCCGGTATTCCGGGCGTTTTTGGACTGTACACCTGCGATGTTACTAAAGAGGCCGAGGTTGAGCAGGTTTTCGCGGAAATTCTTGACGTTTACGGCAGAATCGATATCCTGCTGAACAACGCCGGTTACGGCAAATTTGCCGGATTTACCGAGATGGAGCCGCAGGAATTTGCCGATATGATGGACGTCAACTATATGGGGATCGTCCGCTGCACCAAAGCTGTTGTTCCGCATATGCTTCAGCGGGGAAGCGGACAGATTGTGAATGTGGCCTCCATGGCCGGCAAAATCGGCACAGCCCGGGCGGTTGCCTATACGGCTACCAAACATGCGGTACTGGGCTTTACGAATGCATTGCGCCAGGAGCTTCGCAAGAGCGGCATTATCGTATCAGCTGTCAATCCGGGACCGATTGCCACCGATTTCTTCAAAACGGCGGATCCTTCCGGCAACTACGAGAAAAGTGTAGCCAGAATGATGATGACCCCGCAGCATGTCTCCGCCAAGATCGTGAAGCTGATGGAGAAGGGCAAAGAAGAAGTGGATCTTCCGGGGCTTGCTGCTTTCGGTATCCGCCTGTATGCCTTATTCCCCCGTCTGGCGGATAAGCTGACTTATAACGCAATGAACCGTAAATAG
- a CDS encoding chemotaxis protein CheX, with product MKAEVINPFLESARIVIEQVIQVSPSTGNLGIKDIELIDNHIWIQVGMTGQLSGDIVFGIAEQVALKIVSAMMGGYPIAEMDEMGQSAISELGNMISGNASTILSNQGVTVDITPPKLMKLESMSVFPRRALSIPLLMDGIGELDIQVMIS from the coding sequence ATGAAAGCAGAAGTAATTAATCCGTTTCTAGAGTCTGCACGAATTGTAATTGAGCAGGTGATTCAAGTCTCGCCATCCACCGGTAATCTGGGAATTAAGGATATTGAACTGATCGATAATCATATATGGATTCAAGTGGGAATGACAGGTCAGTTAAGCGGAGATATCGTCTTTGGAATTGCTGAACAGGTGGCACTCAAGATCGTATCGGCAATGATGGGCGGCTATCCGATTGCAGAGATGGACGAAATGGGGCAGAGCGCGATTTCAGAGCTGGGCAATATGATCAGCGGCAATGCCAGTACGATTCTATCCAATCAGGGAGTAACCGTGGATATTACCCCGCCGAAGCTGATGAAGCTCGAAAGTATGTCGGTATTTCCGCGTAGAGCACTAAGTATCCCGCTTCTAATGGATGGAATCGGGGAACTGGATATTCAAGTGATGATTTCTTAG
- a CDS encoding LysR family transcriptional regulator: MNISQLETLITISKTMSFRKAGELLNLTQPAVSAQIKSLEEEFKTQLVDRNQPVTLTDRGKVFLTHAEQIVSIVEELKQRLADLEENPQGHIILGTTTSIAIQILPRILSYFQDQFPHIKTSISSMSSSQIYQHVENGLVDVGIGYLIGQSPGMTTSVLYYDTFELVVSPRHPLAQVKSAGIEALGKTPLILLSPDTVGRKFVDEVLAKHGIQPQVIMELTSSEEVKRMVELDLGAAVISKQSVTAEVRSGTLKIVPIIELEVTHPVGVITKSGKYVNSAMRQFLSDLKGMPETQFIGSE, from the coding sequence ATGAACATTAGCCAGCTGGAAACACTGATCACGATCTCCAAAACCATGAGCTTTCGCAAGGCAGGCGAACTGCTTAATCTGACCCAGCCGGCAGTTTCGGCACAAATAAAGAGCCTTGAGGAAGAGTTCAAGACGCAGCTCGTTGACCGGAATCAGCCGGTTACCTTAACCGACAGGGGCAAAGTGTTCCTTACGCATGCAGAGCAGATTGTAAGTATTGTGGAGGAATTGAAGCAGCGTCTGGCCGATTTGGAGGAGAACCCCCAGGGGCATATTATTCTCGGGACAACAACCTCCATTGCCATTCAGATTCTGCCGCGCATCCTGTCTTATTTCCAGGACCAGTTCCCGCATATCAAAACTTCGATTTCATCGATGTCCTCATCGCAGATTTATCAGCATGTGGAGAATGGCCTGGTGGATGTCGGCATCGGCTATCTGATCGGGCAAAGTCCGGGTATGACTACCTCCGTCCTTTATTATGACACCTTTGAACTGGTAGTATCACCTAGGCATCCGCTGGCCCAAGTCAAATCTGCAGGCATTGAAGCCCTCGGCAAAACACCGCTCATTCTGCTGTCGCCAGACACCGTCGGCCGCAAATTTGTTGATGAGGTGCTCGCTAAGCACGGCATTCAGCCGCAGGTCATCATGGAGCTGACGAGCAGTGAGGAAGTCAAGCGGATGGTCGAGCTGGATCTTGGCGCAGCGGTAATCTCCAAGCAGTCCGTTACGGCCGAAGTCCGGAGCGGCACACTCAAAATCGTCCCGATTATCGAGCTCGAGGTCACGCATCCTGTCGGGGTCATTACCAAATCAGGCAAATACGTCAATTCCGCCATGCGGCAGTTCCTGAGCGATCTGAAAGGCATGCCGGAGACCCAGTTTATCGGTTCTGAGTAA
- a CDS encoding histidinol-phosphatase: MKFDLHTHHFRCGHADGSIRDYIEAGIAAGLSVIGISDHTPYFASPSEQAFPRIAMAKSEIANYVDEVLSLQKEYAGTIDVLLGIESDYFPQHAELYRTTLAAYPFDYIIGSVHNVEGDSIFNKSRWKKLGPKQMHAVKAEYYRLITESARSGMFQILGHIDAMKGNYPNFSQIPAAPEIDECLRVIGECGVAIEINTSGGTKLCGGWYPSDDILERALHFGVEVSFGSDAHKPSRVADQQGAVAARLKEIGFTHWVYYKQKEKQTVAL; this comes from the coding sequence ATGAAGTTTGATCTGCATACCCATCATTTCCGCTGCGGCCATGCCGACGGAAGCATCCGGGATTATATAGAGGCGGGGATCGCCGCCGGTCTTAGCGTTATTGGCATTTCCGATCACACGCCTTATTTTGCCAGCCCTTCCGAGCAGGCATTTCCCCGTATTGCAATGGCCAAATCGGAAATAGCGAATTACGTAGATGAAGTATTGTCTCTGCAAAAAGAATATGCCGGCACCATTGATGTCCTGCTTGGCATCGAATCAGACTATTTTCCCCAGCATGCTGAACTGTACCGGACCACGCTGGCCGCCTACCCCTTTGACTATATCATAGGTTCGGTACATAACGTCGAGGGTGACAGCATCTTCAATAAGAGCCGCTGGAAAAAGCTCGGGCCGAAGCAAATGCACGCGGTCAAAGCAGAGTATTACCGGCTGATCACCGAATCTGCCCGCAGCGGTATGTTCCAGATTCTCGGACATATTGATGCCATGAAGGGGAACTATCCAAACTTCTCGCAGATCCCGGCAGCCCCTGAGATTGACGAGTGCCTCCGTGTCATCGGCGAATGCGGTGTAGCGATTGAGATCAACACCTCAGGCGGTACCAAGCTGTGCGGCGGCTGGTATCCGTCTGATGATATTCTGGAGCGCGCCCTGCATTTCGGTGTAGAGGTCAGCTTCGGCTCCGATGCGCATAAGCCTTCAAGGGTTGCAGATCAGCAGGGGGCAGTGGCCGCCCGTCTCAAGGAAATCGGGTTTACGCACTGGGTCTACTATAAGCAAAAAGAAAAACAGACTGTAGCACTCTAG
- a CDS encoding NADPH-dependent oxidoreductase, whose translation MLRTLNNHRSFRKYEQRPVEADKLRLIIEAAQSAPSWVNGQQVTVIAVQNEQRKEQLSVLSGNQKHVADAPVFLVFCMDFYRTKLAGELEGQPFESAGDVDALLVGAVDVGIALESAVAAAESLGLGIIPIGGIRRNTAGVIELLQLPEYVFPVVGLCVGYPGEELPKKPRLPLEAVYHEEYYNPDLRGSIEEYNKAYREYLKDLGLTERDWSATIAHFYAMNPQYGDAGRTLPQQGFTSDNLQK comes from the coding sequence GTGCTAAGAACCTTGAACAACCACCGTTCGTTCCGCAAATATGAGCAGCGGCCGGTGGAAGCGGATAAGCTGAGACTCATTATCGAAGCTGCGCAATCGGCCCCATCCTGGGTCAACGGGCAGCAGGTAACGGTTATTGCCGTGCAGAATGAGCAGCGTAAAGAACAGCTGTCGGTGCTGAGCGGGAATCAGAAGCACGTGGCTGATGCACCGGTATTTTTAGTGTTCTGTATGGATTTTTACCGAACTAAATTAGCCGGCGAGCTGGAGGGGCAGCCGTTCGAGTCAGCCGGTGATGTGGATGCGCTGCTCGTCGGGGCGGTGGATGTGGGAATCGCGCTGGAGAGTGCGGTGGCCGCTGCCGAATCCCTGGGCCTTGGCATCATTCCCATCGGCGGAATCCGCCGCAATACGGCAGGCGTGATTGAGCTTCTGCAGCTGCCGGAGTATGTATTTCCGGTAGTCGGCCTGTGCGTCGGATACCCTGGTGAAGAGCTGCCCAAGAAGCCGCGTCTTCCGCTGGAGGCGGTGTATCATGAGGAGTACTACAATCCGGACCTGCGGGGGAGCATCGAGGAATACAACAAGGCATACCGGGAGTACCTTAAAGACCTGGGCCTGACGGAGCGGGACTGGAGTGCCACGATCGCCCATTTCTATGCCATGAATCCGCAGTACGGTGACGCCGGGCGGACACTCCCGCAGCAGGGCTTTACCAGCGATAATCTGCAGAAATAA
- a CDS encoding GNAT family N-acetyltransferase translates to MITYESISLIAQQGTAVELRPMQPAEAGRLLELLSHPGVQPHIVLRCGAGSQKAVLDKLVHRLIYAYDPCALHAGIYPKGGEELIGTVSLQNWNRHEGKAVLGYMLHPDSWGAGLATEAVGLLLSYARQELGLAKVEGRCRGDNLRSERVMLKNGLALERILPMADGSGDVMKVFTLLHN, encoded by the coding sequence ATGATTACTTACGAATCCATATCATTGATCGCCCAACAAGGAACAGCGGTTGAATTGAGGCCGATGCAGCCCGCCGAAGCCGGCAGGCTGCTGGAACTTCTCTCGCACCCCGGGGTACAGCCGCATATTGTGCTGCGCTGCGGAGCCGGCTCCCAGAAGGCTGTGCTGGACAAACTGGTGCACCGGTTGATCTATGCATATGATCCTTGCGCATTGCATGCCGGCATCTATCCAAAAGGCGGGGAGGAATTGATTGGAACGGTCTCCCTGCAGAACTGGAACCGGCATGAAGGCAAAGCCGTGCTTGGCTATATGCTGCATCCGGACAGCTGGGGAGCAGGGCTCGCTACCGAAGCAGTCGGACTGCTGCTGAGCTATGCACGGCAGGAGCTTGGACTGGCTAAGGTAGAGGGACGCTGCCGCGGCGATAACCTGAGAAGCGAGCGGGTCATGCTCAAGAACGGGCTGGCGCTCGAGCGTATTCTGCCAATGGCCGATGGCTCCGGCGATGTAATGAAAGTATTCACTTTGTTACACAATTGA